One part of the Sphingobium yanoikuyae genome encodes these proteins:
- a CDS encoding MFS transporter, whose amino-acid sequence MADSDPHFDTASAVTPPEALPSMAYRAYFLLLMVLVSASVQGERYLMVVMVEPIRHELGLSDAAIGMAKDMIIAIVYILAIIPLARLADGWSKRKIVAIAATVWSAAVIVCGLAKSFWILLIGRAGIGLGEGGFTPPSQAWIADLFPIRQRATALSIFLLGASLGTFLGPAVGGWAVQAYGWRETLIFASIPGFILAPIVWFTLRDSRSGLADGASAEQARPVPFLQTARELLAIRTLPPLIAAASLNALLTMGFISWAPAFMERTHGMPASQAGLQMGGALFFGSAIGHTLGGPLADYLGRRDMRWYVWILMLSGACATAIGWMILTGPGDRVFPLYGLNMLLGGLSAAPLMAVVAGLVPSRSRATAIAVLMVSIQVVGLGGGPVLVGALSDALRPVYGEDSLGMAMRWALLVGIPSTILAWFASRSCRKDFAAAGGWDRSTMPAAIH is encoded by the coding sequence ATGGCAGACAGCGACCCGCATTTCGACACGGCTTCCGCCGTCACGCCGCCCGAAGCGCTGCCCTCCATGGCCTATCGCGCCTATTTCCTGCTGCTGATGGTGCTGGTGTCGGCTTCGGTCCAGGGCGAACGCTATCTGATGGTGGTGATGGTGGAGCCGATCCGCCACGAACTGGGCCTGTCCGACGCCGCGATCGGCATGGCCAAGGACATGATCATCGCGATCGTCTATATCCTCGCCATCATCCCGCTGGCGCGGCTGGCCGATGGCTGGTCGAAGCGCAAGATCGTCGCCATCGCCGCCACGGTGTGGAGCGCCGCCGTCATCGTCTGCGGCCTGGCGAAGAGCTTCTGGATATTGCTGATCGGTCGGGCCGGCATCGGCCTTGGCGAAGGCGGCTTCACCCCGCCGTCCCAGGCCTGGATCGCCGATCTTTTCCCGATCCGCCAGCGCGCGACCGCGCTGTCCATCTTCTTGCTGGGCGCCTCGCTCGGCACCTTCCTTGGCCCGGCCGTCGGTGGCTGGGCGGTGCAGGCCTATGGCTGGCGGGAGACGCTGATCTTCGCCTCCATCCCCGGCTTCATCCTGGCGCCGATTGTCTGGTTCACCCTGCGCGACAGCCGATCCGGTCTGGCCGACGGTGCCTCGGCCGAACAGGCGCGGCCCGTGCCCTTCCTTCAGACCGCGCGCGAATTGCTGGCGATCCGCACCCTGCCGCCGCTGATTGCCGCCGCCTCGCTCAATGCGCTGCTGACCATGGGCTTCATCAGCTGGGCGCCGGCCTTCATGGAACGGACCCATGGCATGCCGGCCAGCCAGGCCGGGTTGCAGATGGGCGGGGCGCTCTTCTTCGGCTCGGCGATCGGCCATACGCTGGGCGGACCGCTGGCCGACTATCTCGGCCGCCGCGACATGCGCTGGTATGTCTGGATATTGATGCTGTCGGGCGCCTGCGCCACCGCGATCGGCTGGATGATCCTGACCGGGCCGGGCGATCGGGTCTTTCCGCTCTATGGCCTCAACATGCTGCTGGGCGGCCTGTCTGCGGCGCCGCTGATGGCGGTGGTGGCGGGGCTGGTGCCCTCCCGCTCGCGCGCCACGGCGATCGCGGTGCTGATGGTGTCGATCCAGGTCGTCGGCCTGGGTGGCGGACCGGTGCTGGTGGGCGCGCTCAGCGATGCGCTGCGCCCGGTCTATGGCGAGGATTCGCTCGGCATGGCGATGCGCTGGGCGCTGCTGGTCGGCATTCCCAGCACCATCCTCGCCTGGTTCGCCAGCCGCAGCTGCCGCAAGGATTTCGCCGCGGCCGGCGGCTGGGACCGCAGCACCATGCCCGCCGCCATCCACTGA
- a CDS encoding acyl-CoA reductase: protein MSVLEQTAPVETAAEPIRVDHFVRGRLVEGGAVRHRSRDLGVDFATPQIDLNALVAPRSELPPLLDVPVSEIIDFLVEAGQRMDFETNPYLQAALEHTVKVNPLPRRVVENLFRRAKHFLTPEGLRCSIESSFLNPAALDRWVERTDMHGNRGALRAFPPRMVHMLAGNSPTSCISSIAQGALVKAVNVFKMPSSDPFTCVAMLRTMADVDPNHPVVRSMSAVYWRGGDERIEGTLYRPQYFDKIVAWGGGDAIKNVIKYLGPGIQMVSFDPKTSISMIGPEGFDPAVIDDVADAAATDVATMNQEACLASRFIFVEGDRAGVEAFCAKLQEKLGLDRETASAVAHPLPVEVRDEIEMLTLMGDDTKVWGKPDGRGLVILTDEPVDFHPSNKTANVVHVASLDAAVRHVNVATQTIGIYPPERKLALRDRLASAGAQRVVRLGGAAKHVMGGAHDGMLPLQRFVHWMSDEDA from the coding sequence ATGAGCGTGCTTGAACAGACGGCGCCGGTCGAAACGGCGGCCGAACCGATCCGCGTCGATCATTTCGTGCGTGGCAGACTGGTCGAGGGCGGGGCGGTGCGCCATCGCTCGCGCGACCTGGGCGTCGATTTCGCGACGCCGCAGATCGACCTCAATGCGCTGGTCGCGCCGCGATCCGAACTGCCGCCGCTGCTCGACGTGCCGGTCAGCGAGATCATCGATTTCCTGGTCGAGGCCGGGCAGCGAATGGATTTCGAGACCAATCCCTATTTGCAGGCGGCGCTGGAGCATACGGTCAAGGTCAATCCGCTGCCGCGCCGGGTGGTGGAAAATCTGTTCCGCCGAGCCAAACATTTCCTGACGCCCGAGGGGCTGCGTTGCAGCATCGAATCGAGCTTCCTCAATCCCGCCGCGCTTGACCGCTGGGTGGAGCGCACCGACATGCACGGCAATCGCGGCGCGCTGCGCGCTTTCCCGCCGCGCATGGTGCATATGCTGGCCGGCAATTCGCCCACCAGCTGCATCTCCTCGATCGCGCAGGGCGCGCTGGTGAAGGCGGTCAATGTCTTCAAGATGCCGTCGAGCGACCCGTTCACCTGCGTCGCGATGCTGCGCACCATGGCCGATGTCGATCCTAATCATCCGGTCGTCCGGTCGATGTCGGCGGTCTATTGGCGGGGCGGCGACGAGCGGATCGAAGGCACGCTCTATCGCCCGCAATATTTCGACAAGATCGTCGCCTGGGGCGGCGGCGACGCGATCAAGAATGTCATCAAATATCTGGGGCCGGGCATCCAGATGGTGTCGTTCGATCCCAAGACGTCGATCTCGATGATCGGGCCGGAAGGGTTCGATCCCGCCGTCATCGACGATGTCGCCGATGCCGCCGCCACCGACGTCGCGACGATGAACCAGGAAGCCTGCCTCGCCAGCCGCTTCATCTTCGTCGAGGGCGACCGGGCCGGGGTAGAGGCCTTCTGCGCGAAGCTGCAGGAGAAGCTTGGCCTCGATCGCGAAACGGCGTCCGCGGTCGCACATCCGCTGCCGGTCGAGGTGCGCGACGAGATCGAGATGCTGACCCTGATGGGCGACGATACCAAAGTCTGGGGCAAGCCCGATGGCCGGGGCCTGGTCATCCTGACCGATGAGCCGGTCGATTTCCATCCGAGCAACAAGACCGCCAATGTCGTCCATGTCGCCTCGCTCGATGCGGCGGTCCGCCATGTGAATGTCGCGACCCAGACGATCGGCATCTATCCGCCCGAGCGCAAACTGGCGCTGCGCGATCGCCTCGCCAGCGCCGGGGCGCAACGCGTCGTGCGGCTCGGCGGCGCGGCCAAGCATGTGATGGGCGGCGCTCATGACGGCATGTTGCCGCTGCAGCGCTTCGTCCACTGGATGAGCGACGAGGACGCCTGA
- a CDS encoding carboxymuconolactone decarboxylase family protein yields the protein MTDITPRISHLPRDQWTDDAREVFAFWGEPNAWEEGSKTNVMMVMANHPPLGKVYNIWGKHLLMANSLSTRALELLILRVAWRVNSAYEWHNHVGYALNAGITLEEIGAIRDFPEGGDWAEQDALVLRSVDELIEDGKISDATWDGLGAHFDTRQKMDLVFSIGHYVMTSWALSSFGVGIEGGADPIGFDLKTGSGRTPGKTFKPGESDNWTDTRGY from the coding sequence ATGACCGACATTACGCCCCGAATTTCCCATCTGCCGCGCGACCAGTGGACCGACGACGCGCGCGAGGTGTTCGCCTTCTGGGGCGAGCCCAATGCCTGGGAGGAGGGGTCCAAGACCAATGTCATGATGGTGATGGCCAACCATCCGCCGCTGGGGAAGGTCTATAATATCTGGGGCAAGCATCTGCTGATGGCGAACAGCCTGTCAACGCGTGCGCTCGAACTGCTGATCCTGCGCGTCGCCTGGCGGGTGAACTCGGCCTATGAGTGGCATAATCATGTCGGCTATGCGCTCAACGCCGGCATCACCCTGGAGGAAATCGGCGCGATCCGCGATTTTCCCGAAGGCGGCGACTGGGCGGAGCAAGACGCACTGGTGCTGCGCTCGGTCGACGAACTGATCGAGGATGGCAAGATCAGCGACGCCACCTGGGACGGGCTGGGCGCCCATTTCGACACGCGGCAGAAGATGGACCTAGTCTTTTCGATCGGCCATTATGTCATGACCAGCTGGGCGCTCTCCTCCTTCGGCGTCGGTATCGAGGGTGGCGCCGATCCGATCGGCTTCGACCTCAAAACCGGATCGGGCAGGACGCCGGGCAAGACTTTCAAGCCGGGCGAAAGTGACAATTGGACCGACACGCGCGGTTACTGA
- a CDS encoding biotin/lipoyl-containing protein: MATDILLPKIGFSMTEAQIAEWLAEDGATVTEGQPLYLLEADKSANEVEAPASGTLRIIAQPGETYEVGTVLGTIE, from the coding sequence ATGGCCACCGACATCCTGCTGCCCAAGATCGGCTTTTCCATGACCGAGGCGCAGATTGCCGAATGGCTGGCCGAAGACGGCGCGACCGTTACCGAGGGCCAGCCGCTCTATCTGCTGGAAGCCGACAAGTCGGCGAACGAGGTCGAGGCCCCGGCCAGCGGCACGCTGCGCATCATCGCCCAGCCGGGCGAAACCTATGAGGTCGGCACCGTTCTGGGCACGATCGAATAA
- a CDS encoding TetR/AcrR family transcriptional regulator: MDTPISDPRPAAGRPTREQAQARQAEMLDAALDMFLDKGFELTTMEAVAAAVGMTKRTIYARYPDKAALFMAAVGRAIARTATPRAALEAIAGDDLETTLVAIARLRIADLSTPEGVRLRRIITTESYRFPDLLMLSYSQGAQPVHDHLADLLRHHDSAGAICVDRPDMAASLFMTMVLGGPIRLVGSPQPMSAAEVDDWVRAAVRLFLNGIRTRSD; this comes from the coding sequence ATGGACACACCGATTTCAGACCCGCGCCCCGCCGCCGGGCGCCCGACCCGCGAGCAGGCGCAGGCGCGCCAGGCCGAAATGCTCGACGCCGCGCTCGACATGTTCCTCGACAAGGGGTTCGAGCTGACGACGATGGAGGCGGTGGCCGCCGCCGTAGGCATGACCAAGCGCACCATCTATGCCCGCTATCCCGACAAGGCGGCCCTGTTCATGGCGGCGGTCGGCCGGGCGATCGCGCGCACCGCCACGCCGCGCGCCGCGCTGGAGGCGATCGCTGGCGACGATCTGGAAACCACGCTGGTCGCGATCGCCCGGCTGCGCATCGCCGACCTGTCGACACCCGAGGGCGTTCGGCTGCGGCGGATCATCACCACCGAATCCTATCGCTTCCCCGACCTGCTGATGCTGTCCTACAGCCAGGGCGCCCAGCCGGTGCACGACCATCTGGCCGACCTGCTGCGCCACCATGATAGCGCCGGGGCGATTTGCGTGGACCGGCCGGACATGGCAGCCAGCCTGTTCATGACGATGGTGCTGGGTGGACCGATCCGGCTGGTGGGATCGCCCCAGCCGATGAGCGCCGCCGAGGTGGACGACTGGGTGCGGGCCGCCGTGCGCCTGTTCCTGAACGGCATAAGGACCAGATCGGACTAG
- a CDS encoding Gfo/Idh/MocA family protein — protein sequence MVLRVGIVSAAWGAFAHLPAWRAIPGVEVTAICTSREETARAAQQRLGLPRAFWNAEEMCADPDIDIVDLGTRPSVRLPMVLAALAHGKHVYNASPHAPDWAGAKAIDTAWQGGASIGVVDAFSHYLPALRQMKAMLDDGHIGAPLGGTCHFNISLFNQPNKLFPYNWFAQAGQGVSAVRNNGSHALYLLLHLLGPIAELVADDSQILKRWTFPDGDTITPETTDLANVILRFESGLVLQMQISWSMALHDGFLLDLFGDKGRMVSTSPTFPTARDGTLRAGQLGGTLEDVALPDAFKTTPGIALDWQSEPQPSYPMALSMQAMVDAIHERGTAAPDFARALEVERIQEAIRISSAERRWVRVADII from the coding sequence ATGGTGCTGCGCGTCGGCATCGTCAGCGCCGCCTGGGGCGCCTTCGCGCATCTGCCTGCCTGGCGCGCCATTCCCGGCGTCGAGGTAACGGCGATATGCACCTCGCGCGAGGAAACGGCCCGCGCCGCGCAGCAGCGGCTCGGCCTGCCGCGCGCCTTCTGGAATGCGGAGGAGATGTGCGCGGATCCCGACATCGATATTGTCGACCTCGGCACCCGACCCAGCGTCCGCCTGCCGATGGTGCTGGCCGCGCTCGCCCATGGCAAACATGTCTATAATGCCAGCCCCCACGCCCCCGACTGGGCCGGGGCCAAGGCGATCGATACGGCCTGGCAGGGCGGCGCCAGCATCGGCGTCGTCGACGCCTTCTCGCACTATCTGCCCGCCCTGCGCCAGATGAAGGCGATGCTGGACGACGGCCATATCGGCGCGCCGCTCGGCGGCACCTGTCATTTCAACATCTCGCTGTTCAACCAGCCCAACAAGCTGTTCCCCTATAACTGGTTCGCACAGGCCGGGCAGGGTGTGTCGGCGGTGCGCAACAATGGCAGCCATGCGCTCTATCTGCTGCTCCACCTCCTCGGTCCGATCGCCGAGCTGGTCGCCGACGACAGTCAGATACTCAAGCGCTGGACCTTCCCGGACGGCGACACCATCACGCCCGAAACCACCGATCTCGCCAATGTCATCCTGCGCTTCGAAAGCGGGCTGGTGCTGCAGATGCAGATCAGCTGGAGCATGGCGCTGCATGACGGTTTCCTGCTCGACCTGTTCGGCGACAAAGGGCGGATGGTCTCGACCTCGCCCACTTTCCCGACCGCGCGCGACGGCACGCTGCGCGCGGGGCAACTGGGCGGCACGCTGGAGGATGTCGCGCTGCCTGACGCGTTCAAGACGACGCCCGGCATCGCCCTCGACTGGCAGAGCGAGCCCCAGCCCAGCTATCCGATGGCGCTGTCGATGCAGGCCATGGTGGATGCGATCCATGAACGCGGCACCGCAGCCCCTGACTTCGCCCGCGCGCTGGAGGTCGAACGCATCCAGGAAGCGATCCGCATCTCCAGTGCCGAACGCCGCTGGGTGCGCGTGGCGGATATTATCTGA
- a CDS encoding DUF1330 domain-containing protein: MPAYMIVTREGPIADQEAMDTYSAMNRANAATFVAHYGIRPLAVYGAQQLLEGDGADGAIILEFPDAAKARAWYDSPEYQAALPYRMKAAPYRVLLVEGL; encoded by the coding sequence ATGCCCGCTTATATGATCGTCACCCGCGAAGGCCCGATCGCCGATCAGGAAGCGATGGACACCTATAGCGCGATGAACCGCGCCAATGCCGCGACCTTCGTCGCCCATTACGGCATCCGTCCACTCGCCGTTTATGGCGCGCAGCAATTGCTGGAAGGCGACGGCGCGGACGGCGCGATCATCCTGGAATTTCCCGACGCCGCCAAGGCCCGCGCCTGGTATGACAGCCCCGAATATCAGGCGGCCTTGCCCTATCGGATGAAGGCAGCGCCCTATCGCGTGCTGCTGGTCGAGGGACTTTGA
- a CDS encoding enoyl-CoA hydratase/isomerase family protein, translating into MSHDLPDYRTILLERRGRLLVMTLNRPEALNAVNLDLHDELPEALAFAGRDNGSDVVLLTGAGRAFSAGGDIAHMEHNAANPHLFDHEARQAKRIVSALLDIEKPVVCRMNGHAVGLGASIALLCDIIFAAEGAKIGDPHVGIGLVAGDGGAVIWAQRIGLAKAKEYLLTGELLSAARAVEIGLINHCLPADQLDGAVDAFCAKLLAGAPNAIRWTKILTNMELKRIAGAVMETGIAYESLSVRTADHREGIAALKEKRTAKFTGR; encoded by the coding sequence ATGAGCCATGACCTGCCCGATTATCGCACCATCCTGCTGGAGCGGCGGGGGCGGCTGTTGGTGATGACGCTCAACCGGCCGGAAGCGTTGAACGCGGTCAATCTCGACCTGCATGACGAATTGCCCGAGGCACTCGCCTTTGCCGGCCGCGACAATGGGTCGGACGTCGTGCTGCTGACCGGCGCGGGCCGCGCCTTTTCCGCCGGTGGCGACATCGCCCATATGGAGCATAATGCCGCCAATCCGCATCTGTTCGATCATGAGGCGCGGCAGGCGAAGCGGATCGTGTCCGCCCTGCTCGATATCGAAAAGCCGGTGGTGTGCCGGATGAACGGCCATGCGGTCGGGCTGGGCGCGTCGATCGCCTTGCTGTGCGACATCATCTTTGCCGCCGAGGGCGCGAAGATCGGCGATCCGCATGTCGGCATCGGCCTGGTCGCGGGCGATGGCGGCGCGGTCATCTGGGCACAGCGGATCGGCCTTGCCAAGGCGAAGGAATATCTGCTGACCGGCGAACTGCTGAGTGCGGCCAGGGCAGTGGAGATTGGCCTCATCAACCATTGCCTGCCGGCCGATCAGCTGGACGGGGCGGTCGATGCCTTCTGCGCCAAGCTGCTGGCCGGCGCGCCCAATGCGATCCGCTGGACCAAGATATTGACCAACATGGAATTGAAGCGGATCGCCGGCGCGGTGATGGAAACCGGCATCGCCTATGAATCGCTCAGCGTCCGCACCGCCGATCATCGCGAGGGCATCGCCGCGCTCAAGGAGAAGCGGACAGCGAAGTTTACAGGGCGATAG